The following coding sequences are from one Arachis hypogaea cultivar Tifrunner chromosome 7, arahy.Tifrunner.gnm2.J5K5, whole genome shotgun sequence window:
- the LOC112703719 gene encoding receptor-like protein EIX2 isoform X3: MEYLQYLDLRFNDFSTISSDSTVNSSTLIYINLLYNENLFIHSLEWLSRISSLKYINLGYTNLHMETNWLHWMTALPSLVELHLDSCKLEDISPSLEYANFSTSLQVIDLAHNYFHSELPKWIFNLRSHVLEIDLSSNHFIGQLPNTLPKLHSLNALELDKNYLNGSIPDWIGQLEYLIALEIDDNYFSGFLPSNLGNLSFLEAFEAKGNLFTGVVSERNFAKQKNLKFLSLGSPNITFDFDPHWIPPFQLDGLHLGELHPPLPQWLYTQTSLRMLVIENSKFLSEAADNNNFWSFASTLEELFLYNNTIEGDLSEVLLNSSFIILSSNNLKGGLPQLSSNVIFFQLTNSSLSGSISHLLCHNKKSNNKLHYLDISDNDLSGGLTDCWMNWKSLRHVNLGGNNLHGSIPPSMALLSNLTSLHVHENNLSGDIASSSLQYCRSLSILNVRENSFSGNIPKWMPQSSRILQLRSNKFIGNIPSQICQMPFLIVLDIAYNRISGHIPKCLNNITSFVDMHYSTSWIFYEFFDGTVSVVYVDNLILLVKGQLLNFQSILKLIRMVDLSSNNLTGTMSPQLFSLSQLHFLNLSHNRLTGTIPKEIGNMTQLESLDLSKNELTGEIPESMSSLSFLSNLNLSFNNLRGQIPSGTQLQRFSELSYIGNADLCGPPLPKNCSNHGDDTKTLGENDDDGDESDFLSCLYMGLGVGFAVGFWGVCGAIFFSRKCRHAYFRFLYDLRDRFYVLLLTNLNSFR, from the coding sequence ATGGAATACTTACAATATTTGGATTTGAGATTCAATGACTTTTCAACTATCTCATCTGATTCCACTGTCAACTCTTCAACTCTCATTTACATTAATCTACTCTACAACGAAAACCTTTTTATTCACAGCCTTGAGTGGCTCTCTCGCATTTCCTCCTTGAAATACATAAACCTTGGTTACACAAATCTTCACATGGAAACTAACTGGCTTCACTGGATGACGGCGCTCCCATCATTGGTGGAGCTGCACTTAGACAGCTGTAAACTTGAAGACATAAGTCCATCTCTTGAATAtgctaattttagcacatcactccAGGTTATTGATCTTGCCCATAATTATTTTCACTCAGAGTTGCCTAAATGGATATTCAATCTTAGATCTCATGTCCTCGAGATTGACCTTTCAAGTAATCATTTTATAGGCCAGCTACCAAATACATTGCCAAAACTTCATTCTTTGAATGCGCTTGAATTGGATAAGAATTACCTAAATGGCTCAATTCCAGATTGGATAGGCCAACTTGAGTATCTTATCGCATTAGAAATTGATGACAACTATTTTTCTGGATTTCTTCCTTCAAATTTGGGAAATTTGTCATTCCTAGAAGCCTTCGAGGCCAAAGGAAATCTCTTCACAGGGGTTGTGTCCGAAAGAAATTTTGCAAaacagaaaaatttaaaattcttgtcTTTGGGATCACCAAACATCACCTTTGATTTTGATCCCCACTGGATACCGCCTTTCCAACTTGATGGGCTGCACCTTGGAGAACTGCACCCTCCACTTCCTCAATGGTTATATACACAGACATCTCTCAGAATGCTTGTCATTGAAAACTCAAAGTTCTTGTCTGAAGCTGCTGACAATAACAACTTTTGGAGCTTTGCATCCACACTTGAGGAACTCTTTTTGTACAACAACACCATAGAAGGGGACTTATCAGAAGTGTTGCTGAATTCCAGCTTTATCATTCTGTCATCAAATAATTTGAAAGGTGGTCTACCTCAGCTCTCATCCAATGTTATTTTCTTCCAGCTAACCAACAGTTCTCTATCAGGATCCATCTCccatctcttgtgccataacaaGAAAAGCAACAATAAATTGCATTACCTTGACATCTCTGATAATGATTTATCTGGAGGACTAACAGACTGCTGGATGAATTGGAAGTCGCTGCGTCATGTTAATCTGGGAGGCAACAATCTTCATGGCAGCATACCCCCTTCAATGGCCTTATTGTCGAATCTCACATCACTGCATGTACATGAGAATAACTTGTCTGGGGACATAGCTTCTTCATCACTTCAGTATTGCCGCTCCCTGTCCATTCTTAATGTCCGCGAGAATAGCTTCTCTGGAAACATACCAAAGTGGATGCCGCAGAGTTCAAGGATTCTCCAGTTAAGGTCCAACAAATTCATTGGTAACATTCCCTCACAGATATGTCAAATGCCTTTCCTCATTGTTTTGGATATTGCATATAACAGAATCTCCGGACATATACCCAAATGCCTAAACAACATCACATCCTTTGTTGACATGCATTATTCAACCAGTTGGATTTTCTATGAATTCTTTGATGGAACGGTTTCCGTTGTATACGTTGACAACCTTATATTGCTTGTAAAAGGTCAACTATTGAATTTTCAGTCAATCCTGAAGCTGATCCGCATGGTTGACCTTTCAAGTAATAATCTGACAGGAACAATGTCTCCACAACTGTTCAGCCTCTCTCAGTTGCATTTCTTGAACCTATCCCATAACAGGCTAACAGGAACCATACCAAAAGAGATTGGAAACATGACACAACTGGAGTCTCTTGATTTATCCAAAAATGAACTCACAGGAGAGATTCCTGAGAGCATGTCCAGTTTGTCTTTCCTCAGTAATTTGAACCTGTCATTCAATAACTTGAGAGGCCAAATCCCATCAGGGACCCAACTTCAGAGATTCAGTGAGCTTAGCTATATTGGGAATGCTGATCTTTGTGGACCTCCCCTTCCCAAAAACTGCTCAAATCATGGAGATGACACAAAGACtttgggtgagaatgatgatgatggtgatgaatcAGATTTTCTGAGCTGCCTCTATATGGGCTTAGGAGTTGGCTTTGCTGTAGGCTTTTGGGGAGTTTGTGGTGCCATTTTCTTCAGTCGCAAGTGCAGACATGCTTACTTCAGATTTCTGTATGACTTGAGAGACCGATTTTATGTCCTGCTGCTCACAAATCTCAACTCCTTTCGCTGA
- the LOC112703719 gene encoding receptor-like protein EIX2 isoform X2, translated as MAFRPQDCCDVRDKEILLKFKEGVTDPSGLLSSWQQEQDCCQWKGVTCHNITARVINLALPGDYYDVVEHGEYNLQKCLAGDINLSILDMEYLQYLDLRFNDFSTISSDSTVNSSTLIYINLLYNENLFIHSLEWLSRISSLKYINLGYTNLHMETNWLHWMTALPSLVELHLDSCKLEDISPSLEYANFSTSLQVIDLAHNYFHSELPKWIFNLRSHVLEIDLSSNHFIGQLPNTLPKLHSLNALELDKNYLNGSIPDWIGQLEYLIALEIDDNYFSGFLPSNLGNLSFLEAFEAKGNLFTGVVSERNFAKQKNLKFLSLGSPNITFDFDPHWIPPFQLDGLHLGELHPPLPQWLYTQTSLRMLVIENSKFLSEAADNNNFWSFASTLEELFLYNNTIEGDLSEVLLNSSFIILSSNNLKGGLPQLSSNVIFFQLTNSSLSGSISHLLCHNKKSNNKLHYLDISDNDLSGGLTDCWMNWKSLRHVNLGGNNLHGSIPPSMALLSNLTSLHVHENNLSGDIASSSLQYCRSLSILNVRENSFSGNIPKWMPQSSRILQLRSNKFIGNIPSQICQMPFLIVLDIAYNRISGHIPKCLNNITSFVDMHYSTSWIFYEFFDGTVSVVYVDNLILLVKGQLLNFQSILKLIRMVDLSSNNLTGTMSPQLFSLSQLHFLNLSHNRLTGTIPKEIGNMTQLESLDLSKNELTGEIPESMSSLSFLSNLNLSFNNLRGQIPSGTQLQRFSELSYIGNADLCGPPLPKNCSNHGDDTKTLGENDDDGDESDFLSCLYMGLGVGFAVGFWGVCGAIFFSRKCRHAYFRFLYDLRDRFYVLLLTNLNSFR; from the exons ATGGCTTTTCGACCACAAGA TTGTTGCGACGTGAGAGATAAAGAAATCCTGTTGAAGTTCAAAGAAGGAGTCACTGACCCATCGGGCCTCCTATCTTCATGGCAGCAGGAGCAGGATTGCTGCCAGTGGAAGGGAGTCACTTGCCACAACATCACTGCCAGAGTCATAAACCTCGCTCTCCCGGGTGATTATTATGATGTTGTAGAACATGGAGAATATAACTTGCAGAAATGCCTTGCAGGTGACATCAATCTCTCTATATTGGATATGGAATACTTACAATATTTGGATTTGAGATTCAATGACTTTTCAACTATCTCATCTGATTCCACTGTCAACTCTTCAACTCTCATTTACATTAATCTACTCTACAACGAAAACCTTTTTATTCACAGCCTTGAGTGGCTCTCTCGCATTTCCTCCTTGAAATACATAAACCTTGGTTACACAAATCTTCACATGGAAACTAACTGGCTTCACTGGATGACGGCGCTCCCATCATTGGTGGAGCTGCACTTAGACAGCTGTAAACTTGAAGACATAAGTCCATCTCTTGAATAtgctaattttagcacatcactccAGGTTATTGATCTTGCCCATAATTATTTTCACTCAGAGTTGCCTAAATGGATATTCAATCTTAGATCTCATGTCCTCGAGATTGACCTTTCAAGTAATCATTTTATAGGCCAGCTACCAAATACATTGCCAAAACTTCATTCTTTGAATGCGCTTGAATTGGATAAGAATTACCTAAATGGCTCAATTCCAGATTGGATAGGCCAACTTGAGTATCTTATCGCATTAGAAATTGATGACAACTATTTTTCTGGATTTCTTCCTTCAAATTTGGGAAATTTGTCATTCCTAGAAGCCTTCGAGGCCAAAGGAAATCTCTTCACAGGGGTTGTGTCCGAAAGAAATTTTGCAAaacagaaaaatttaaaattcttgtcTTTGGGATCACCAAACATCACCTTTGATTTTGATCCCCACTGGATACCGCCTTTCCAACTTGATGGGCTGCACCTTGGAGAACTGCACCCTCCACTTCCTCAATGGTTATATACACAGACATCTCTCAGAATGCTTGTCATTGAAAACTCAAAGTTCTTGTCTGAAGCTGCTGACAATAACAACTTTTGGAGCTTTGCATCCACACTTGAGGAACTCTTTTTGTACAACAACACCATAGAAGGGGACTTATCAGAAGTGTTGCTGAATTCCAGCTTTATCATTCTGTCATCAAATAATTTGAAAGGTGGTCTACCTCAGCTCTCATCCAATGTTATTTTCTTCCAGCTAACCAACAGTTCTCTATCAGGATCCATCTCccatctcttgtgccataacaaGAAAAGCAACAATAAATTGCATTACCTTGACATCTCTGATAATGATTTATCTGGAGGACTAACAGACTGCTGGATGAATTGGAAGTCGCTGCGTCATGTTAATCTGGGAGGCAACAATCTTCATGGCAGCATACCCCCTTCAATGGCCTTATTGTCGAATCTCACATCACTGCATGTACATGAGAATAACTTGTCTGGGGACATAGCTTCTTCATCACTTCAGTATTGCCGCTCCCTGTCCATTCTTAATGTCCGCGAGAATAGCTTCTCTGGAAACATACCAAAGTGGATGCCGCAGAGTTCAAGGATTCTCCAGTTAAGGTCCAACAAATTCATTGGTAACATTCCCTCACAGATATGTCAAATGCCTTTCCTCATTGTTTTGGATATTGCATATAACAGAATCTCCGGACATATACCCAAATGCCTAAACAACATCACATCCTTTGTTGACATGCATTATTCAACCAGTTGGATTTTCTATGAATTCTTTGATGGAACGGTTTCCGTTGTATACGTTGACAACCTTATATTGCTTGTAAAAGGTCAACTATTGAATTTTCAGTCAATCCTGAAGCTGATCCGCATGGTTGACCTTTCAAGTAATAATCTGACAGGAACAATGTCTCCACAACTGTTCAGCCTCTCTCAGTTGCATTTCTTGAACCTATCCCATAACAGGCTAACAGGAACCATACCAAAAGAGATTGGAAACATGACACAACTGGAGTCTCTTGATTTATCCAAAAATGAACTCACAGGAGAGATTCCTGAGAGCATGTCCAGTTTGTCTTTCCTCAGTAATTTGAACCTGTCATTCAATAACTTGAGAGGCCAAATCCCATCAGGGACCCAACTTCAGAGATTCAGTGAGCTTAGCTATATTGGGAATGCTGATCTTTGTGGACCTCCCCTTCCCAAAAACTGCTCAAATCATGGAGATGACACAAAGACtttgggtgagaatgatgatgatggtgatgaatcAGATTTTCTGAGCTGCCTCTATATGGGCTTAGGAGTTGGCTTTGCTGTAGGCTTTTGGGGAGTTTGTGGTGCCATTTTCTTCAGTCGCAAGTGCAGACATGCTTACTTCAGATTTCTGTATGACTTGAGAGACCGATTTTATGTCCTGCTGCTCACAAATCTCAACTCCTTTCGCTGA
- the LOC112703719 gene encoding receptor-like protein EIX2 isoform X1: MDSNNILWKRKYVFAMMLSTLCMICSCCDVRDKEILLKFKEGVTDPSGLLSSWQQEQDCCQWKGVTCHNITARVINLALPGDYYDVVEHGEYNLQKCLAGDINLSILDMEYLQYLDLRFNDFSTISSDSTVNSSTLIYINLLYNENLFIHSLEWLSRISSLKYINLGYTNLHMETNWLHWMTALPSLVELHLDSCKLEDISPSLEYANFSTSLQVIDLAHNYFHSELPKWIFNLRSHVLEIDLSSNHFIGQLPNTLPKLHSLNALELDKNYLNGSIPDWIGQLEYLIALEIDDNYFSGFLPSNLGNLSFLEAFEAKGNLFTGVVSERNFAKQKNLKFLSLGSPNITFDFDPHWIPPFQLDGLHLGELHPPLPQWLYTQTSLRMLVIENSKFLSEAADNNNFWSFASTLEELFLYNNTIEGDLSEVLLNSSFIILSSNNLKGGLPQLSSNVIFFQLTNSSLSGSISHLLCHNKKSNNKLHYLDISDNDLSGGLTDCWMNWKSLRHVNLGGNNLHGSIPPSMALLSNLTSLHVHENNLSGDIASSSLQYCRSLSILNVRENSFSGNIPKWMPQSSRILQLRSNKFIGNIPSQICQMPFLIVLDIAYNRISGHIPKCLNNITSFVDMHYSTSWIFYEFFDGTVSVVYVDNLILLVKGQLLNFQSILKLIRMVDLSSNNLTGTMSPQLFSLSQLHFLNLSHNRLTGTIPKEIGNMTQLESLDLSKNELTGEIPESMSSLSFLSNLNLSFNNLRGQIPSGTQLQRFSELSYIGNADLCGPPLPKNCSNHGDDTKTLGENDDDGDESDFLSCLYMGLGVGFAVGFWGVCGAIFFSRKCRHAYFRFLYDLRDRFYVLLLTNLNSFR; this comes from the coding sequence ATGGATAGCAATAACATACTTTGGAAGAGGAAATATGTGTTTGCAATGATGTTGAGCACATTATGCATGATATGCAGTTGTTGCGACGTGAGAGATAAAGAAATCCTGTTGAAGTTCAAAGAAGGAGTCACTGACCCATCGGGCCTCCTATCTTCATGGCAGCAGGAGCAGGATTGCTGCCAGTGGAAGGGAGTCACTTGCCACAACATCACTGCCAGAGTCATAAACCTCGCTCTCCCGGGTGATTATTATGATGTTGTAGAACATGGAGAATATAACTTGCAGAAATGCCTTGCAGGTGACATCAATCTCTCTATATTGGATATGGAATACTTACAATATTTGGATTTGAGATTCAATGACTTTTCAACTATCTCATCTGATTCCACTGTCAACTCTTCAACTCTCATTTACATTAATCTACTCTACAACGAAAACCTTTTTATTCACAGCCTTGAGTGGCTCTCTCGCATTTCCTCCTTGAAATACATAAACCTTGGTTACACAAATCTTCACATGGAAACTAACTGGCTTCACTGGATGACGGCGCTCCCATCATTGGTGGAGCTGCACTTAGACAGCTGTAAACTTGAAGACATAAGTCCATCTCTTGAATAtgctaattttagcacatcactccAGGTTATTGATCTTGCCCATAATTATTTTCACTCAGAGTTGCCTAAATGGATATTCAATCTTAGATCTCATGTCCTCGAGATTGACCTTTCAAGTAATCATTTTATAGGCCAGCTACCAAATACATTGCCAAAACTTCATTCTTTGAATGCGCTTGAATTGGATAAGAATTACCTAAATGGCTCAATTCCAGATTGGATAGGCCAACTTGAGTATCTTATCGCATTAGAAATTGATGACAACTATTTTTCTGGATTTCTTCCTTCAAATTTGGGAAATTTGTCATTCCTAGAAGCCTTCGAGGCCAAAGGAAATCTCTTCACAGGGGTTGTGTCCGAAAGAAATTTTGCAAaacagaaaaatttaaaattcttgtcTTTGGGATCACCAAACATCACCTTTGATTTTGATCCCCACTGGATACCGCCTTTCCAACTTGATGGGCTGCACCTTGGAGAACTGCACCCTCCACTTCCTCAATGGTTATATACACAGACATCTCTCAGAATGCTTGTCATTGAAAACTCAAAGTTCTTGTCTGAAGCTGCTGACAATAACAACTTTTGGAGCTTTGCATCCACACTTGAGGAACTCTTTTTGTACAACAACACCATAGAAGGGGACTTATCAGAAGTGTTGCTGAATTCCAGCTTTATCATTCTGTCATCAAATAATTTGAAAGGTGGTCTACCTCAGCTCTCATCCAATGTTATTTTCTTCCAGCTAACCAACAGTTCTCTATCAGGATCCATCTCccatctcttgtgccataacaaGAAAAGCAACAATAAATTGCATTACCTTGACATCTCTGATAATGATTTATCTGGAGGACTAACAGACTGCTGGATGAATTGGAAGTCGCTGCGTCATGTTAATCTGGGAGGCAACAATCTTCATGGCAGCATACCCCCTTCAATGGCCTTATTGTCGAATCTCACATCACTGCATGTACATGAGAATAACTTGTCTGGGGACATAGCTTCTTCATCACTTCAGTATTGCCGCTCCCTGTCCATTCTTAATGTCCGCGAGAATAGCTTCTCTGGAAACATACCAAAGTGGATGCCGCAGAGTTCAAGGATTCTCCAGTTAAGGTCCAACAAATTCATTGGTAACATTCCCTCACAGATATGTCAAATGCCTTTCCTCATTGTTTTGGATATTGCATATAACAGAATCTCCGGACATATACCCAAATGCCTAAACAACATCACATCCTTTGTTGACATGCATTATTCAACCAGTTGGATTTTCTATGAATTCTTTGATGGAACGGTTTCCGTTGTATACGTTGACAACCTTATATTGCTTGTAAAAGGTCAACTATTGAATTTTCAGTCAATCCTGAAGCTGATCCGCATGGTTGACCTTTCAAGTAATAATCTGACAGGAACAATGTCTCCACAACTGTTCAGCCTCTCTCAGTTGCATTTCTTGAACCTATCCCATAACAGGCTAACAGGAACCATACCAAAAGAGATTGGAAACATGACACAACTGGAGTCTCTTGATTTATCCAAAAATGAACTCACAGGAGAGATTCCTGAGAGCATGTCCAGTTTGTCTTTCCTCAGTAATTTGAACCTGTCATTCAATAACTTGAGAGGCCAAATCCCATCAGGGACCCAACTTCAGAGATTCAGTGAGCTTAGCTATATTGGGAATGCTGATCTTTGTGGACCTCCCCTTCCCAAAAACTGCTCAAATCATGGAGATGACACAAAGACtttgggtgagaatgatgatgatggtgatgaatcAGATTTTCTGAGCTGCCTCTATATGGGCTTAGGAGTTGGCTTTGCTGTAGGCTTTTGGGGAGTTTGTGGTGCCATTTTCTTCAGTCGCAAGTGCAGACATGCTTACTTCAGATTTCTGTATGACTTGAGAGACCGATTTTATGTCCTGCTGCTCACAAATCTCAACTCCTTTCGCTGA